One window from the genome of Gloeocapsa sp. PCC 73106 encodes:
- a CDS encoding response regulator: MLQVLKHSDTSKSRSQFQEHCQELLIWGKKANLSGWVELLETAKSAIACEENAYLPCGTLIIKEIKDAGELIARAKATEIAPSEQLQALARASEATWEEFDTSWQRERQQTTPPDPWETQKFKPSKPQTPEIDPHRTIPSSSKIDSEELIEIFAEDDTNSSEELNFLEEDPATASDNSEDIQDLFNNFYTDDTQTGEIEESEATEELISIFELQKETSETYLRKFLPVGPVYFYEQFSELEQLIEQPIVQTTATLYAELEALLGITPTLISPEELPVISRMVTSTSQITSTRSSKGVRLEQTMRVPVKQLDNINNLIGELVVKRNRLEEDQERLRQFLDNLLSQVQKLTDVNSRMQYLYERTLLEKALLASRSQSKTPSINYLPQGESNRQEPESGLNPYEMDSFSQFHPLSQEIIELIVRVRESTSDIQYLVDETDQVARSLRQVTTSLQEGLNNSRMVAFSNNADRMLRGVREISLKLKKKVEVIVLGREVLIDKMILDQLYNPLTHLANNAITHGIELPEVRKARGKNPQGEIKIQAFLQGNQTVISVSDNGAGIDISKVKAKAIERGLINKEKAKNMANQEIYELLFHPGFTTKDKADDFSGRGVGLDVVRTSLQPIRGTVSVDSVLGKGTTFTIRLPLTLSICKALPCLSNNARIAFPIDGVEDTKDYRPDAVKINEQGQKCIPWNNQLLPFQPLSSLFSYNRQISRSTIYGGQEYDDNLSIIVLRGAGSVLAIQVDKIFPEQEIVIKQIEGPIPKPAGIAGATVLGDGRIMPIGDVMELIEIAQGRRSIDHNLVSDTTYSPQIPKPPKTSEPIVLIVDDSITVRQLLSLSFNKAGYRVEEARDGQEAWEKLRSGLPCDLVFCDIEMPRMNGLKLLSLMQQDHKLRDVPVALLTSRGAERHRKVAAELGASGYLTKPYTEKDLLDAAKRMIGGEKLLGPKGNITTAHTTPPSQKTESIVLIIDDSVVVREMLSITFKKSGYHVEQARDGQEAWERLRSGLPTQLIFCDIEMPRMNGLELLSRLQEDPHLSSIPVAMITSRGAERHRKIAAELGAKAYFTKPYIEEELLDAAKRMIQGEVFLENEESGS, encoded by the coding sequence ATGCTCCAAGTACTGAAACATAGCGATACATCCAAAAGCCGAAGTCAATTTCAGGAACATTGTCAAGAACTGCTGATCTGGGGGAAAAAAGCGAACCTAAGCGGTTGGGTAGAATTATTAGAAACAGCAAAAAGTGCGATCGCCTGTGAAGAAAACGCCTACCTACCCTGTGGTACACTCATCATCAAAGAAATCAAAGACGCAGGAGAATTAATCGCTAGAGCTAAAGCTACAGAAATAGCCCCGAGTGAACAACTACAAGCCCTCGCTCGTGCTAGTGAAGCAACTTGGGAAGAATTCGATACCAGTTGGCAAAGAGAACGACAACAAACCACTCCCCCCGATCCCTGGGAAACACAAAAATTTAAACCGTCAAAGCCTCAAACCCCAGAAATAGATCCCCATCGCACCATACCTAGTAGCAGTAAGATTGACTCCGAAGAGTTAATAGAAATATTCGCCGAAGACGACACCAATAGCAGCGAAGAATTAAATTTTCTTGAAGAGGACCCTGCAACCGCATCAGATAACAGCGAAGACATACAAGATTTATTCAATAATTTCTACACCGACGATACTCAAACCGGTGAAATAGAAGAGTCAGAAGCAACAGAAGAATTAATAAGCATATTTGAATTACAGAAAGAGACCTCAGAAACTTACCTCAGGAAATTTCTTCCCGTAGGACCAGTATACTTCTATGAACAGTTCAGCGAATTAGAGCAACTAATCGAACAACCGATAGTTCAAACCACAGCGACGCTTTATGCTGAATTAGAAGCCTTACTGGGTATAACTCCCACCCTAATTAGCCCAGAAGAACTACCAGTTATCAGTAGAATGGTAACTTCAACCTCTCAAATAACTTCAACAAGATCAAGTAAAGGAGTTCGTCTGGAACAAACGATGCGGGTTCCCGTTAAACAACTTGACAACATCAACAACTTGATCGGGGAACTAGTAGTAAAAAGAAACAGACTCGAAGAAGATCAAGAACGTCTTCGGCAGTTTTTGGATAATTTACTCAGTCAAGTACAAAAACTTACCGACGTCAACTCAAGAATGCAGTACCTCTATGAACGTACTCTCCTGGAAAAAGCTCTCCTCGCTAGTCGGAGTCAAAGTAAAACCCCCTCCATTAACTACCTACCACAAGGAGAAAGTAATCGGCAAGAACCAGAATCAGGATTAAATCCCTATGAAATGGACAGTTTCAGCCAATTTCATCCCCTGTCCCAAGAAATCATTGAGCTCATCGTCAGAGTTAGAGAATCCACCTCGGATATTCAGTATCTAGTAGATGAAACCGACCAAGTAGCCCGCAGTTTACGACAAGTGACGACATCCCTACAAGAAGGGCTCAATAACTCGCGCATGGTCGCCTTCTCCAACAACGCCGACAGGATGTTAAGAGGCGTACGGGAAATATCCCTCAAACTCAAGAAAAAAGTCGAAGTAATTGTACTGGGACGAGAAGTACTAATCGACAAAATGATCCTCGACCAACTCTATAATCCCCTGACTCATCTAGCTAATAACGCCATCACTCACGGTATAGAACTACCCGAAGTACGCAAAGCTCGAGGCAAAAATCCCCAGGGAGAAATTAAAATTCAAGCATTCTTACAAGGTAACCAAACAGTAATATCGGTATCGGACAACGGTGCAGGTATAGACATCAGCAAAGTAAAAGCTAAAGCGATCGAAAGAGGGCTGATCAACAAAGAAAAAGCCAAAAATATGGCAAATCAGGAAATATATGAACTACTATTTCACCCCGGTTTTACTACTAAAGACAAAGCCGATGATTTTTCAGGTCGAGGCGTAGGACTAGATGTAGTAAGAACAAGCCTACAGCCGATTCGAGGCACAGTGAGCGTTGATTCTGTTCTCGGTAAAGGCACAACTTTTACCATACGCTTACCCCTAACTTTGAGCATTTGTAAAGCTCTACCTTGCTTGAGTAACAATGCGCGTATCGCCTTTCCCATCGATGGAGTGGAAGATACCAAAGACTATCGACCCGACGCAGTCAAAATCAACGAACAAGGACAAAAATGTATACCCTGGAATAATCAACTTTTGCCCTTTCAGCCTTTGAGTAGCTTATTCTCCTACAACCGCCAAATCAGTCGTAGTACTATTTATGGAGGGCAAGAATACGACGATAATCTCTCCATCATCGTACTCAGAGGCGCAGGCAGTGTCCTCGCGATTCAAGTAGACAAAATCTTCCCCGAACAGGAAATCGTCATTAAACAAATAGAAGGACCTATTCCTAAACCCGCGGGAATCGCTGGTGCTACCGTTCTCGGGGATGGTCGCATCATGCCCATTGGCGATGTGATGGAACTAATCGAAATTGCCCAAGGTAGACGGAGTATAGATCATAACCTCGTCTCCGATACCACCTATAGCCCGCAAATACCCAAACCACCCAAAACGAGTGAACCTATTGTTTTGATCGTCGACGATTCCATTACCGTACGTCAACTTCTGTCATTGAGCTTTAATAAGGCAGGCTATCGCGTAGAAGAGGCTAGAGATGGTCAAGAAGCATGGGAAAAACTGCGTTCGGGCTTGCCCTGTGACTTGGTTTTCTGTGACATTGAAATGCCCAGAATGAACGGACTAAAACTCCTGTCCTTGATGCAGCAAGATCATAAACTCCGGGATGTACCCGTAGCCTTGCTTACTTCAAGAGGTGCCGAAAGACATCGCAAAGTAGCCGCCGAACTCGGAGCTAGTGGCTATCTAACTAAACCTTACACCGAAAAAGACCTCCTAGATGCGGCTAAACGCATGATCGGCGGGGAAAAACTACTAGGTCCTAAGGGCAACATCACAACCGCACATACTACTCCTCCTTCCCAGAAAACCGAGTCCATTGTCTTAATTATCGATGACTCAGTGGTGGTAAGGGAAATGTTATCGATTACTTTTAAAAAATCCGGTTATCATGTGGAACAAGCTAGAGATGGTCAGGAAGCTTGGGAAAGACTCCGTTCAGGCTTACCCACACAGCTAATATTCTGCGATATTGAAATGCCCAGAATGAACGGTCTAGAATTGCTCTCACGACTGCAAGAAGATCCTCACCTAAGTAGTATTCCTGTAGCCATGATTACTTCAAGGGGCGCGGAACGACACCGCAAAATCGCCGCCGAACTAGGGGCTAAAGCTTATTTTACTAAGCCTTATATCGAAGAAGAGCTCCTAGACGCGGCTAAACGCATGATCCAAGGCGAAGTTTTCCTAGAAAATGAAGAATCTGGCTCGTGA
- the ispG gene encoding (E)-4-hydroxy-3-methylbut-2-enyl-diphosphate synthase produces MQTLDKLNQNSPTDPLLDTTIHRRKTRPVKVGDITIGGSYPVVVQSMINEDTLNIEGSVAGIRRLHEIGCEIVRVTVPSLAHAKALAEIKEKLIKTYKYVPLVADVHHNGMKIALEVAKHVDKVRINPGLYVFEKPKANRTEYTESEFSEIGEQIRETLEPLVVSLRDQNKAMRIGVNHGSLAERMLFTYGDTPEGMVESALEFIRICQSLDFHNLVISLKAARVPVMLAAYRLMVKRMDELGMDYPLHLGVTEAGDGEYGRIKSTTGIGTLLAEGIGDTIRVSLTEAPEKEIPVCYSILQALGMRKTMVEYVACPSCGRTLFNLEDVLHQVREATKHLTGLDIAVMGCIVNGPGEMADADYGYVGKQAGYISLYRGKEEIKKVPESQGVQELISLIKADGRWIDP; encoded by the coding sequence ATGCAAACTTTGGACAAGCTCAATCAAAACTCTCCTACAGATCCACTCTTAGATACTACTATTCACAGACGTAAAACGCGTCCAGTCAAAGTAGGAGACATTACTATTGGTGGTAGTTATCCTGTGGTTGTACAGTCAATGATCAATGAAGATACCCTCAATATAGAGGGTTCGGTAGCAGGTATCCGTCGTCTCCACGAGATTGGTTGTGAAATCGTGCGAGTAACCGTTCCCAGTTTAGCTCATGCTAAAGCCTTGGCGGAAATTAAAGAAAAACTCATTAAAACATATAAATATGTACCTTTGGTAGCTGACGTTCATCACAATGGCATGAAAATCGCTTTAGAAGTAGCTAAACACGTCGATAAGGTTCGTATTAATCCGGGATTATACGTTTTTGAAAAGCCCAAAGCCAATCGCACCGAGTATACGGAGTCAGAATTTAGCGAAATTGGTGAGCAAATTAGAGAAACCTTAGAACCCTTAGTAGTATCTCTCAGAGATCAAAATAAAGCGATGCGTATCGGGGTAAATCACGGTTCTCTTGCCGAAAGAATGTTATTTACCTATGGAGATACCCCCGAAGGCATGGTAGAATCTGCCTTAGAATTTATTAGAATTTGTCAATCTCTTGATTTTCATAACTTAGTAATTTCTCTTAAAGCGGCTCGCGTTCCAGTTATGTTAGCGGCTTATCGCCTCATGGTTAAACGGATGGATGAGTTGGGGATGGATTATCCTCTTCATTTAGGGGTAACAGAAGCAGGAGATGGTGAATATGGTCGCATTAAATCGACAACTGGTATCGGTACTTTACTAGCTGAAGGAATCGGGGATACCATTCGCGTTTCTCTCACTGAAGCACCAGAAAAAGAAATTCCCGTCTGTTACAGTATTCTTCAAGCTTTGGGAATGCGTAAAACTATGGTAGAGTACGTTGCTTGTCCTTCTTGTGGTCGTACTTTGTTTAATCTAGAAGACGTTCTACATCAAGTTAGGGAAGCGACTAAGCATTTAACTGGTTTAGATATCGCTGTAATGGGTTGTATTGTCAATGGTCCCGGTGAGATGGCTGACGCCGATTATGGCTACGTAGGTAAACAAGCAGGATACATATCTCTCTATCGAGGTAAGGAAGAAATCAAAAAAGTTCCCGAATCCCAAGGTGTACAGGAATTAATTAGTTTGATTAAAGCTGATGGTCGTTGGATTGATCCTTAA
- a CDS encoding zinc ribbon domain-containing protein — protein sequence MPYVSQLGTGQQVYLDNQGDNTIFTIVSSSPGQQQQASNTFTTGPWTSPPEILQTPSSIMVKIYTAKGEQTLQVHGNNMSMVNANLNNTQKLRIQEIDSMPRPIMSPMKPMEPMKPMKMNTTKRFCSQCGAQVEQSDRFCSSCGFNLN from the coding sequence ATGCCTTACGTGTCTCAACTTGGTACTGGTCAACAAGTCTATCTGGATAACCAGGGGGATAACACTATTTTTACCATTGTCAGTAGTAGTCCCGGACAACAACAACAAGCGAGCAATACTTTTACTACTGGTCCTTGGACATCTCCTCCAGAAATACTCCAAACCCCTAGCAGTATTATGGTTAAAATCTACACCGCAAAAGGGGAACAAACCCTACAAGTCCATGGTAATAATATGAGTATGGTCAACGCTAATTTAAATAATACACAAAAGTTACGAATACAGGAAATTGACTCTATGCCTCGTCCCATTATGTCGCCAATGAAGCCAATGGAACCGATGAAACCAATGAAAATGAACACTACTAAACGTTTTTGCAGCCAATGTGGCGCTCAAGTTGAACAGAGCGATCGCTTTTGTTCTAGTTGTGGGTTTAATCTCAACTAA
- a CDS encoding HAMP domain-containing methyl-accepting chemotaxis protein: MTSGVNYSEAYAKAEKAYLNGNYQEAAGVIDEMAREFPEDPSVLLLRGHIYCYGLQQYEMAKQQYQLVLELTDKTEFVNFAHDGLVRIRQMLEDSEPTQSTMGLKSSFTRNQAISDLDGDFEERVTAVDEQTAYQQSRFSQAFGLKSDNNLYSKGKQVRENPFEDEEDEVATEHHWQETIDRSSRTGEFPFFEPELVPDVQDNLEVLDREEAPTFVVSSALEEMSYFEDIFDEHGSGRDNDYSSELDPIDDSMATSALKGGDSDDISEDLSAGEDNRFSDFEADLSQELPDSGLFDDSLEEDEGTINFDLETINRTEIPNRVNLKDSKKKLVTNFVGTGDNLSKPKGEIKLGPLAVFFNAPIRNKQLVKASLVGILSAIAVMGTGIVTTNTEAGNSKFFPLTKPGALITLVAGLTGFSTSLLIGELLTREIKRYKQDLLYQFNSICQGDLSAKATVYSEDELGEIASGFNQMIRVINTTTSEAQRRAEETERDREDLQRQVIRLLDDVEGAARGDLTVKAQVNADVLGAVADAFNLTIENLREIVRQVKQASQQVHQGTTHSESFARNQSSDALRMATELAATLNSVQMLTESIQRVAESAREAESVARSSAVTAVKGGEAVETTVAGILQIRETVSETTRKVKRLAEASQEISKIVALIGTISSRTNLLALNASIQAEKAGEAGRGFAIVAHEVRQLADRSAKSLTQIEQIVLQIQSETGSVMTAMEEGLQQVFDVTEKAEQAKGALDDIIHVSNRIDVLVRSISADTVEQRENSRAVAQVMQSVELTAQETSKESQKVADSLQNLVSIARDLLSSVERFRVDSNEKA, translated from the coding sequence ATGACATCGGGAGTAAATTATTCAGAAGCTTACGCTAAAGCAGAAAAAGCGTATTTAAATGGCAATTATCAAGAGGCTGCAGGGGTAATTGACGAAATGGCGCGGGAATTCCCCGAAGATCCCAGTGTGTTGTTACTAAGGGGTCACATCTACTGCTATGGCTTACAACAATATGAAATGGCAAAACAACAATATCAACTTGTTTTAGAATTAACGGATAAAACAGAGTTTGTTAATTTTGCTCATGATGGTTTAGTGCGAATTCGTCAGATGTTAGAAGATTCAGAACCAACTCAGAGCACCATGGGGCTCAAGAGCTCATTTACCAGAAATCAGGCAATATCTGATCTGGATGGGGATTTTGAGGAACGAGTCACTGCTGTCGATGAACAGACAGCTTACCAACAATCTCGCTTTAGTCAAGCGTTTGGCTTAAAAAGTGACAATAATCTATATTCCAAAGGTAAACAGGTAAGGGAAAATCCATTTGAAGATGAAGAAGATGAGGTAGCAACCGAGCATCATTGGCAAGAAACAATCGATCGCAGCAGCAGAACTGGGGAGTTTCCTTTTTTCGAACCGGAATTAGTACCAGATGTCCAAGATAATTTAGAAGTGCTTGATAGGGAAGAAGCGCCGACTTTTGTAGTATCATCAGCTTTAGAAGAAATGTCTTATTTCGAAGATATTTTCGATGAGCATGGTAGCGGTCGGGATAATGATTACAGCTCAGAATTAGATCCCATCGATGATAGTATGGCCACGAGTGCCTTAAAGGGAGGAGATAGTGACGATATATCAGAAGATTTAAGTGCGGGAGAAGACAACAGATTTTCTGATTTTGAGGCAGATTTATCTCAAGAACTACCAGATTCAGGACTATTTGATGATTCTTTAGAGGAAGACGAAGGAACTATTAATTTCGATTTAGAAACGATAAATCGAACCGAAATTCCGAATCGAGTAAACTTGAAAGATTCAAAGAAAAAATTAGTCACCAATTTTGTTGGAACTGGGGATAATTTATCCAAACCGAAAGGTGAAATAAAATTGGGACCGTTGGCGGTTTTTTTTAATGCACCGATCAGAAACAAACAACTGGTGAAGGCTTCTTTAGTGGGGATCTTATCGGCGATCGCGGTGATGGGGACGGGTATAGTTACCACAAACACAGAAGCTGGAAACTCCAAATTTTTCCCCTTGACTAAACCAGGAGCCTTAATTACTCTAGTAGCGGGTTTAACAGGGTTTAGTACTAGCTTATTAATAGGGGAACTACTGACTCGCGAGATTAAACGCTATAAACAAGATCTTCTGTATCAATTTAACTCCATCTGTCAAGGTGATTTAAGCGCTAAAGCAACGGTGTATTCAGAAGACGAACTAGGGGAAATAGCCTCAGGATTCAATCAGATGATCCGGGTGATCAATACCACAACCTCCGAAGCCCAGCGGAGAGCAGAAGAAACAGAACGCGATCGCGAAGATCTACAGCGCCAAGTAATTCGTCTACTTGACGACGTAGAAGGAGCAGCTAGAGGGGACTTAACCGTTAAAGCTCAAGTAAATGCCGATGTCTTGGGAGCTGTTGCTGATGCTTTTAATCTCACTATTGAGAATCTACGAGAAATTGTCCGTCAAGTTAAGCAAGCGTCACAGCAAGTACACCAAGGCACTACACACAGTGAATCCTTTGCTCGGAATCAATCCAGTGATGCGCTACGCATGGCGACAGAATTAGCCGCAACCCTAAACTCAGTACAAATGCTCACAGAATCGATTCAAAGGGTAGCTGAAAGCGCCAGAGAAGCTGAATCTGTGGCTCGTTCGTCTGCGGTAACTGCAGTCAAAGGGGGAGAGGCGGTAGAGACAACCGTAGCGGGGATTTTACAAATCAGAGAGACGGTTTCAGAAACCACGCGTAAAGTTAAACGCTTAGCAGAGGCTTCCCAGGAAATTTCGAAGATTGTCGCTTTGATTGGTACGATTTCTTCTAGAACTAATTTATTAGCTCTTAACGCCTCGATTCAAGCGGAGAAAGCGGGAGAAGCGGGTAGGGGATTTGCGATTGTTGCTCATGAAGTGAGACAATTAGCCGATCGCTCAGCTAAATCTCTGACTCAAATCGAACAAATAGTACTGCAAATACAGAGCGAAACCGGTTCGGTAATGACGGCTATGGAAGAGGGGTTACAACAGGTGTTCGACGTAACCGAAAAAGCAGAACAAGCTAAAGGAGCTCTAGACGATATCATTCACGTTTCTAACCGAATTGACGTTCTAGTTCGTTCAATTTCCGCCGATACGGTAGAACAAAGGGAAAATTCACGAGCTGTTGCTCAAGTAATGCAGTCCGTCGAATTGACAGCACAAGAAACCTCTAAAGAATCCCAAAAAGTGGCGGATTCCCTGCAAAATTTGGTAAGTATCGCTAGAGATTTACTATCTTCGGTAGAACGTTTCCGCGTAGATTCCAACGAAAAAGCTTAG
- a CDS encoding chemotaxis protein CheW, protein MVSNSDFLNENNPEIPADLREEIEHRQGELHLRFYLSSGDEFALPAMGIKEVMQQEPDRITPIPNASDLLLGTINLRGKVIWVADLGSFLQDMAVLNTERAEIPVIAIEDQDLILGLAVERLGEMEWLDVEDLQMPINVPDYIAPYVQGEWVFTDDDNGTDKTYLRLLDQVAILRSARWVTLRSSRWVN, encoded by the coding sequence ATGGTTAGTAACTCAGATTTTTTAAACGAAAACAACCCAGAAATACCCGCCGATCTCCGAGAAGAGATCGAGCACCGTCAAGGTGAGTTACATTTGCGATTTTATCTGTCATCCGGTGATGAGTTTGCTCTTCCTGCGATGGGTATCAAAGAAGTAATGCAACAAGAACCAGATCGAATCACACCGATTCCTAACGCTTCCGATCTCCTATTAGGGACGATTAATCTTAGGGGTAAGGTTATTTGGGTAGCTGATCTAGGCAGTTTTCTTCAGGATATGGCAGTTTTAAATACCGAGAGAGCAGAAATTCCGGTAATCGCGATAGAAGATCAAGATCTGATTTTGGGATTAGCGGTAGAAAGATTAGGGGAAATGGAATGGCTAGATGTAGAGGATTTACAAATGCCAATAAATGTTCCAGATTACATCGCTCCTTATGTACAGGGGGAATGGGTTTTTACCGATGATGACAATGGAACAGACAAGACTTATTTAAGATTGTTAGATCAAGTAGCAATTCTACGTTCAGCAAGATGGGTAACATTACGTTCCTCAAGATGGGTAAATTAG
- a CDS encoding response regulator transcription factor, with amino-acid sequence MSKVLVVDDSLTQRQIISDLLKRCGMTVAIARDGEEAIETVSKYAFDLVVLDIVMPKMNGYEVCRRIKANPKTKNLPVVMCSSKGEEFDRYWGMKQGADAYIAKPFNPPELISTIKQLLKG; translated from the coding sequence ATGAGCAAAGTTTTAGTAGTAGATGATAGCCTTACTCAAAGACAAATTATCTCAGATCTCCTCAAAAGGTGTGGGATGACGGTAGCTATTGCCCGTGATGGAGAAGAAGCAATAGAGACTGTGAGTAAATACGCTTTTGACTTGGTTGTACTAGACATAGTTATGCCCAAAATGAATGGTTATGAAGTTTGCCGTCGAATCAAAGCAAATCCAAAGACTAAAAACCTTCCTGTGGTCATGTGTTCTTCCAAAGGAGAAGAGTTTGACCGTTACTGGGGAATGAAACAGGGCGCGGACGCTTATATTGCTAAACCTTTTAACCCTCCGGAGTTGATTAGTACAATTAAACAGCTTTTAAAGGGATAA
- a CDS encoding cell wall metabolism sensor histidine kinase WalK, which yields MQELAIAVGVILKADVPIGESVTIMGEPSQLSRMILNLVTNGIYYTPSGGMIIVTLNYTEYHALIRVQDTGIGIAPEEQTRIFDRFYRVQSDRSRGTGGAGLGLSIAAAIAHTHRGNLKVQSQLGQGSLFIIELPLN from the coding sequence TTGCAAGAGTTAGCGATCGCAGTAGGAGTTATCTTAAAGGCAGATGTACCAATAGGCGAATCTGTTACTATCATGGGTGAGCCATCCCAGTTATCTCGAATGATACTAAATTTAGTTACCAATGGAATCTACTACACACCGTCGGGTGGGATGATAATTGTTACCCTCAATTATACCGAATACCATGCTCTAATTCGGGTTCAAGATACGGGAATTGGGATTGCTCCAGAGGAACAAACTCGCATTTTTGACCGTTTCTATCGCGTGCAAAGCGATCGTTCTAGAGGTACAGGGGGAGCTGGTTTGGGATTATCGATCGCGGCAGCAATCGCCCATACTCATCGGGGTAATCTAAAAGTACAAAGTCAATTAGGTCAAGGGAGTCTATTTATCATCGAGTTGCCACTGAATTGA
- a CDS encoding histidine kinase dimerization/phospho-acceptor domain-containing protein, with product MQQFTSDASHELRTPLAVLQSTIEEMPLASDLQEVTQNLEIMERQKLRLSRLVKDLLLISCIDQQKILTNI from the coding sequence ATGCAACAATTTACCTCAGATGCTTCTCATGAGCTACGAACTCCTCTTGCTGTTTTGCAAAGCACGATTGAGGAAATGCCATTAGCATCTGATTTACAAGAAGTTACTCAGAATTTAGAGATTATGGAGCGACAGAAGCTTCGCCTTTCTAGATTAGTGAAAGATTTGTTGCTTATTTCTTGCATCGATCAACAAAAAATTTTGACTAATATTTAA
- the hmpF gene encoding pilus motility taxis protein HmpF, producing the protein MLYLAEVKKQTKGLIGGLRTELKLLAFQRDDQTWNIVPNEELVSCEYVNSVGEGALVFVNLNSNREVQGNPELGGTRVVRILQYFSRMLEKAQEEQEAIDNWKESLTYQGQELGRRREELEAQIQEIAAKEEELTNLEQKSQEIASAQRQLEEYQQRIESASPAHILGQEQIDRIKGLIGNLSSAFRGTDCFWEKLELIFRNIQTQDEYLRQQWGELERRRHEANDIRNQVEQQVSQLRERQQELSSTQKTLEHAKIELEKQQKDLQSKEERLGQIAVDLRNAVELKNNINILLNSSPQKHYNYPINNLESLEQLSLQELNSEVDKLGNELQKWTTLVNDQEEELNSEAQSVVEIEQKFNEAEESQKAQIGQELADAQERRKMMEVTLQGQRRNVDEKKDTLAQYQELLQRRQIFGPSLSILEEQYRNLEQEKQRLESEVEYLRGSLSSIREMIEEQTGINQVKERELAEQSESSQQLQRESALLQGRVETYEGMLQPWQSQLNELRERLIQMQQFFVQIAGEGEQPGWFGELEQVLRGLGE; encoded by the coding sequence GTGCTATATCTAGCAGAAGTAAAAAAACAAACAAAAGGATTAATAGGAGGATTGAGGACAGAACTCAAACTCCTGGCTTTTCAGAGAGATGACCAAACCTGGAACATCGTACCCAACGAGGAACTCGTATCCTGCGAATACGTTAACTCCGTGGGTGAAGGCGCTCTGGTTTTTGTGAACCTAAATTCTAATCGGGAAGTCCAAGGCAATCCAGAATTGGGCGGAACTCGAGTAGTTCGGATACTGCAATATTTTTCCCGAATGTTGGAAAAAGCTCAGGAAGAGCAAGAAGCAATAGATAATTGGAAAGAGTCTTTAACTTATCAAGGTCAAGAACTGGGTCGTCGTCGGGAAGAATTAGAAGCTCAAATTCAAGAAATAGCGGCAAAAGAAGAGGAATTAACCAATCTTGAGCAGAAAAGCCAGGAAATTGCCTCGGCGCAGCGCCAACTAGAAGAATATCAACAACGGATTGAGAGCGCCTCTCCAGCTCATATTCTAGGACAAGAACAAATAGACAGAATCAAAGGATTAATTGGCAATTTATCTAGTGCTTTTAGAGGAACGGATTGTTTCTGGGAAAAGCTAGAATTAATATTTAGAAATATTCAAACTCAAGATGAGTATTTAAGACAACAATGGGGTGAGCTAGAACGACGAAGGCACGAAGCTAACGACATCAGAAATCAAGTAGAGCAACAGGTTAGTCAGTTAAGAGAACGTCAACAAGAACTATCCTCAACCCAAAAAACCCTGGAACATGCAAAAATAGAACTGGAAAAACAACAGAAGGATTTACAAAGTAAAGAAGAAAGATTAGGACAGATTGCTGTTGATTTACGAAATGCTGTAGAGTTAAAAAATAATATTAATATTTTGTTAAACAGCAGTCCTCAAAAACATTATAACTATCCAATTAATAATCTTGAATCTTTAGAGCAGCTTTCTTTACAGGAGTTAAATAGTGAGGTAGATAAACTAGGGAACGAATTGCAGAAATGGACAACTCTAGTTAATGATCAAGAGGAGGAATTAAACTCTGAAGCTCAAAGTGTTGTAGAAATAGAACAGAAGTTTAATGAGGCCGAAGAATCACAAAAAGCTCAAATTGGACAAGAATTAGCTGATGCTCAAGAAAGAAGAAAAATGATGGAAGTGACTCTGCAGGGTCAAAGACGTAACGTGGATGAGAAAAAAGATACCCTTGCTCAGTATCAGGAACTGCTACAGCGTAGACAAATTTTCGGACCTAGTCTGTCAATCCTAGAAGAACAATATAGGAATTTGGAGCAGGAGAAGCAAAGACTAGAGTCAGAGGTTGAATATCTTAGAGGAAGTCTGAGTAGCATTAGGGAAATGATTGAGGAGCAAACGGGTATAAATCAAGTAAAAGAAAGAGAATTAGCCGAACAATCAGAAAGTTCACAACAATTACAGCGGGAATCGGCTTTGTTGCAAGGACGAGTTGAAACTTATGAAGGAATGTTACAACCTTGGCAATCGCAGCTCAATGAGTTGCGCGAAAGATTAATACAAATGCAGCAGTTTTTCGTTCAAATTGCAGGAGAGGGAGAACAACCGGGGTGGTTTGGTGAATTAGAACAAGTTTTGAGAGGTTTAGGTGAATAA